From Glycine max cultivar Williams 82 chromosome 11, Glycine_max_v4.0, whole genome shotgun sequence, the proteins below share one genomic window:
- the LOC100780616 gene encoding uncharacterized protein: protein MGGQQKKIGQTQRRRNEIMGFTASHNKPSASGFDLMQNCDLPPPSKFFMGPDKSVILSMNRVYSREEEQDSKQQSGAYRIENGDDEKDKMELLKALRASQTRAREAEKKAAVLKMEKEGLSMVLLEEAMHLFAYRQRVRMLELQVLHLQQTLLLHQQQEEDDHDEETTSVAWVLALVISLGIGVTTALACRCYL, encoded by the coding sequence ATGGGTGGCCAACAAAAGAAGATTGGTCAAACTCAACGAAGAAGAAATGAGATTATGGGTTTCACAGCTTCTCACAACAAGCCTTCAGCTTCAGGGTTTGACCTGATGCAGAACTGTGATCTTCCTCCACCTTCCAAGTTTTTTATGGGTCCAGATAAGAGTGTCATATTGTCGATGAATAGAGTCTATAGCAGAGAAGAAGAGCAAGATAGCAAACAACAGTCTGGTGCTTACAGGATTGAAAATGGAGATGATGAAAAGGATAAGATGGAGCTTCTGAAGGCGCTGCGAGCATCTCAGACACGGGCCAGGGAGGCAGAAAAGAAAGCTGCAGTTCTGAAAATGGAAAAGGAGGGTCTTTCTATGGTTTTGTTGGAGGAGGCCATGCACTTGTTTGCATATCGCCAACGGGTGAGAATGCTTGAGCTTCAAGTTTTGCACTTGCAACAAACCCTTTTGCTGCATCAACAACAAGAGGAAGATGACCATGATGAAGAAACTACTAGTGTTGCATGGGTTCTGGCCTTGGTAATTTCGTTGGGAATTGGAGTGACCACTGCCCTTGCTTGTAGATGCTATCTGTGA
- the LOC106794135 gene encoding RING-H2 finger protein ATL54, translating into MGMGRRTNYSSIPSPLHSPIPLSSIPWVPSLIHGDHMHLNLAPIVIIVLAGTTCIIMFLITLFKILRYYYPNRYNVSRSNPPILFDIRGDFPFSDDEEREQAIRHPIWFILTEGLQQSIIDSITVCKYRKEEGLTKESECLVCLGEFQQEESLRVLPKCNHAFHVPCVDTWLRSHKTCPLCRAPIVLDVASVGGGTESDSSVSDMNECIEESNYSGGEEEDSSEEGRDDGIQVLNESGKVSGHSSILIGSASDDVTAQEFDDEIELKMKRSVSVDSSFPSMVLRDVLDLNLDTESLVIEKVSISSNKDVIALQERNFSLRFSSHDTKFLFSRRSRSQSLTLPL; encoded by the coding sequence ATGGGGATGGGGAGGAGAACAAATTATAGTTCAATACCTTCGCCTCTTCACTCACCAATCCCACTTTCATCAATTCCGTGGGTTCCTTCCCTCATTCATGGAGATCACATGCATCTAAACCTTGCACCTATCGTTATAATTGTCTTAGCTGGCACAACTTGCATAATTATGTTTCTCATCACCTTGTTCAAAATCCTAAGGTACTATTATCCAAATAGATACAACGTTAGCAGAAGCAACCCACCAATATTATTTGACATTCGTGGAGATTTTCCCTTTTCTGATGATGAGGAACGTGAACAAGCCATTAGGCATCCCATATGGTTCATCCTCACAGAGGGTCTCCAACAGTCAATCATAGACTCCATCACAGTATGCAAATACAGAAAAGAGGAAGGGTTAACTAAAGAATCTGAGTGTCTTGTTTGCCTTGGTGAGTTTCAACAAGAAGAGAGTCTAAGAGTTTTGCCAAAGTGTAACCATGCTTTTCACGTCCCTTGTGTTGATACTTGGTTGAGATCTCATAAAACCTGTCCACTGTGTCGTGCCCCTATTGTTCTTGATGTTGCCAGTGTTGGTGGTGGCACGGAGTCTGATTCAAGTGTTTCTGATATGAATGAATGCATAGAAGAAAGTAATTATAgtggtggagaagaagaagattctAGTGAAGAGGGGAGGGATGATGGAATTCAAGTTTTGAATGAATCTGGCAAGGTGAGTGGCCATTCTTCAATTCTAATTGGTTCTGCTTCTGATGATGTTACTGCACAAGAATTTGATGATGAAATTGAACTCAAAATGAAGAGGTCTGTCTCGGTGGATTcatcttttccttcaatggtACTTAGGGATGTGTTGGATTTAAATTTGGATACAGAAAGCTTGGTGATTGAAAAGGTTTCAATTTCAAGTAACAAAGATGTTATTGCACTGCAAGAGAGGAATTTCTCATTGAGGTTCTCTTCACATGACACAAAATTCTTATTTTCCAGACGTAGCAGGAGCCAGAGTTTAACTCTTCCATTGTGA
- the LOC100805938 gene encoding LOW QUALITY PROTEIN: probable glucan 1,3-beta-glucosidase A (The sequence of the model RefSeq protein was modified relative to this genomic sequence to represent the inferred CDS: inserted 2 bases in 1 codon; substituted 1 base at 1 genomic stop codon), which yields ILHIFPFWGLLKPALILNGTCFLPNGHVHSYSAAISSILGYIQANFLHVVVEAALSLQQRNLLHHQRHGIERDGKNRIHLKIKGGAYLQRHRNSFITIEDFKFLYKHGINTVRIPVGWWVAYDPDPPSPFIGGSLEALDNAFSWAQEYDIKCIIDLHAAPASQNGMEHSASRDGFTGWPTSPDYISDSLHAIDFLVSRYAKNPALLGIELLNEPSAATVSLDVLISYYKQGYQIVRKYSSSAYVIICQRIGVADPMELYQANIGSHNLVLDLHFYNLFDTFFDNMSAMDNIQYIYKSRVGQLQALNNSNGPLVLVGEWVNEWNVTNGSLKDXDFGKAQLDVXAASFGWCYWTLKNEEKHWDFEWSIRNNYLQLGK from the exons ATTCTGCATATTTTTCCTTTCTGGGGGCTTTTGAAGCCTGCATTAATTCTTAATGGGACTTGTTTTTTACCAAATGGGCATGTGCATTCTTACTCTGCTGCTATCTCATCTATTCTGGGGTATATTCAG GCCAATTTCTTACATGTGGTGGTGGAGGCTGCTCTGTCTCTGCAACAACGAAATCTCCTTCATCATCAGAGACATGGAATTGAGCGGGACGGAAAAAATAGGATTCACCTCAAGATAAAGGGTGGGGCATATCTTCAG AGACATAGAAATAGCTTTATCACCATAGAGGATTTCAAATTTCTATATAAACATGGAATAAATACTGTGAGGATACCAGTTGGGTGGTGGGTTGCTTATGATCCTGATCCTCCGAGTCCATTTATTGGAGGAAGTCTTGAAGCTCTAGATAATGCATTTTCATGGGCACA GGAATATGATATTAAATGCATAATTGACCTTCATGCTGCTCCTGCTTCCCAAAATGGGATGGAGCATAGTGCAAGCAGAGATGGATTTACGGGCTGGCCAACTTCTCCTGATTATATTTCCGACTCATTACATGCTAttgattttttagtttctag ATATGCAAAAAATCCTGCTTTGCTGGGAATTGAGCTATTGAATGAACCATCTGCTGCCACAGTTTCATTAGatgttttaatttcatattacaAGCAGGGCTACCAAATTGTTCGAAAATATTCATCATCAGCTTATGTGATAATCTGCCAGAGAATTGGTGTTGCAGATCCTATGGAACTTTATCAAGCCAACATAGGATCTCACAACTTAGTTTTGGATTTGCATTTCTACAATCTCTTTGACACATTTTTCGATAATATGAGTGCTATGGATAATATTCAATACATATACAAAAGTCGGGTAGGTCAACTGCAAGCCTTAAACAATTCAAATGGCCCACTTGTTTTAGTTG GAGAGTGGGTGAACGAGTGGAATGTGACAAACGGATCCCTAAAAGATTAAGACTTTGGAAAGGCACAGCTAGACGT TGCAGCTTCCTTTGGATGGTGTTATTGGAcattaaaaaatgaagagaagCACTGGGATTTTGAATGGAGCATAAGGAACAACTATCTTCAATTAGGCAAATAG
- the LOC100805400 gene encoding protein MIZU-KUSSEI 1: MAYIATTVGASSVTTVDCQKQVRSWRLLRSLVELLIPTCNCTFVEEEENQSPQKCLQNHPQQQQLMMTTSTTITGTIFGYRKGKVSFCIQANANSSNPILLLELALPTSVLAKEMRGGTLRIVLESSTTTGTCSNNVNNNNNNLFSTPLWSMYCNGRKVGYAVKRRPSNGDFEALSLMRSVAVGTGVINSSCCSKEDEIMYLRANFQRVRGSSNCESFHLIDPEGSIGQELSIFFFRSSR; this comes from the coding sequence ATGGCATACATCGCCACCACGGTTGGTGCAAGCAGTGTCACCACAGTGGATTGCCAGAAACAAGTGAGATCATGGAGGCTCCTACGTTCCCTGGTGGAACTTCTAATCCCCACTTGCAACTGCACCTtcgtagaagaagaagaaaaccaatCACCACAAAAGTGTCTCcaaaatcatccacaacaacaacaactcatGATGACAACTTCAACCACAATCACTGGCACCATCTTTGGATACCGCAAAGGAAAGGTGAGTTTCTGCATCCAAGCTAATGCTAACTCAAGCAACCCTATTCTGCTGCTGGAGTTGGCACTTCCCACAAGCGTTTTGGCTAAGGAAATGAGAGGTGGCACACTCAGAATTGTGCTGGAGAGTAGCACCACCACAGGAACATGCAGCAACAATgttaacaataacaacaacaaccttttTTCCACGCCTTTGTGGAGCATGTACTGCAATGGAAGGAAAGTAGGGTACGCTGTTAAGCGTAGGCCTTCAAATGGTGACTTTGAAGCCTTGAGTTTGATGCGTTCAGTTGCTGTGGGGACTGGTGTTATAAACAGTAGTTGTTGCAGTAAGGAGGATGAGATTATGTACCTTAGAGCCAACTTTCAAAGGGTTCGTGGCTCCTCCAATTGTGAGTCTTTCCATTTGATAGACCCAGAAGGAAGCATTGGCCAAGAGcttagtattttctttttcaggTCTTCTAGGTGa